One Halomonas sp. M4R1S46 genomic window carries:
- a CDS encoding YihY/virulence factor BrkB family protein, with amino-acid sequence MIKKHVLFWWGVVHAAVKLWLERNAFSYAGSLAFYTLFSLAPTMIIAVTVIGLALGEEAAQGQIVAQLQGTMGQSAAEAIQAAVAQSRIQESGLWPTLLGVGALLVGATTVFGQMQYSLNTLWGVTARPSSNSLLIFLKNRTLSLAVVLSIGFILLVSLMLGVAVNAVLKTANGLLPFLGVLAAGLEFLISLAVVAALFATIFKVLPDVVLSWRDVLVGAVVTALLFAIGRSAIAAYLAYTATASTYGAAGSVVVVLLWVYYSSLILLFGAAFTKCHLLARGREVVPRNTAVRVKHELLDEPAVERSSRRRGLSLKRRRAGEPEGDG; translated from the coding sequence ATGATCAAGAAGCACGTGTTGTTCTGGTGGGGCGTGGTGCATGCCGCCGTGAAGCTGTGGCTGGAGCGCAACGCCTTCAGCTATGCCGGGTCGCTGGCCTTCTACACCCTCTTCTCGCTGGCCCCGACGATGATCATCGCGGTCACCGTGATCGGGCTGGCCCTCGGCGAGGAAGCCGCCCAGGGACAGATCGTCGCCCAGTTGCAGGGCACCATGGGCCAATCCGCCGCCGAGGCGATACAGGCCGCCGTGGCCCAGTCGCGCATCCAGGAGTCGGGGCTCTGGCCGACCCTGCTCGGCGTCGGGGCGCTGCTGGTCGGCGCCACCACCGTCTTCGGCCAGATGCAGTACTCCCTGAACACCCTGTGGGGGGTGACGGCGCGCCCCAGCTCCAATAGCCTGCTGATCTTCCTGAAGAATCGCACCCTGTCGCTGGCCGTGGTGCTGTCCATCGGCTTCATCCTGCTGGTCTCGCTGATGCTGGGGGTGGCCGTCAATGCCGTGCTCAAGACCGCCAACGGTCTGCTGCCCTTTCTCGGCGTCCTGGCCGCCGGCCTGGAGTTCCTGATCTCCCTGGCCGTGGTGGCGGCGCTGTTCGCCACCATCTTCAAGGTCTTGCCGGACGTGGTGCTGAGCTGGCGGGACGTGCTGGTGGGGGCGGTGGTCACCGCGCTGCTGTTCGCCATCGGCCGGTCGGCGATCGCCGCCTACCTGGCCTATACGGCCACGGCATCCACCTACGGGGCCGCCGGCTCCGTGGTGGTCGTGCTGCTGTGGGTCTATTACTCCTCGCTGATCCTGCTGTTCGGGGCGGCCTTCACCAAGTGTCACCTGCTGGCGCGGGGGCGCGAGGTGGTCCCGCGCAACACCGCGGTGCGGGTCAAGCACGAGCTGCTCGACGAGCCCGCGGTCGAGCGCTCGTCACGCCGGCGTGGCCTGTCCCTCAAGAGACGCCGCGCCGGCGAACCGGAGGGCGACGGGTAG
- a CDS encoding LysR substrate-binding domain-containing protein yields MNLETKWLEDFVALANTRSFSASARQRHVTQPAFSRRIRSLEQAVGVTLVDRSTTPVDLTPEGQLFLVTARSMVEQLNESLGHLRGLSIANEALDIVAAHSLALSFYPQWISRLQKGLGELPTRLVAMNVGDAIHVLREGNCDLMLAYYDPYASMQLDAEVFPSFSIGQVKMLPVCLPDDRARPRFPLEGNEPVPYLSYTQGAFLGRSVRMLLKNDPLRMRLRTVYETAMAEGLKGMVLQGMGMAWIPDFCIREELKDGRLVRAGDESLDVPLEIRLYRCSLVHKPGVEKLWRQMMKLPRDFLQA; encoded by the coding sequence GTGAACCTCGAGACCAAGTGGCTGGAAGACTTCGTTGCCCTGGCCAACACGCGGAGCTTCTCCGCCTCGGCGCGCCAGCGCCATGTCACCCAGCCGGCCTTCAGCCGGCGCATCCGCTCCCTGGAGCAGGCGGTGGGGGTGACCCTGGTCGACCGCTCCACCACGCCGGTCGACCTGACCCCGGAGGGGCAGCTGTTCCTGGTCACCGCGCGCAGCATGGTCGAGCAGCTCAACGAGAGCCTCGGCCACCTGCGCGGCCTGTCCATCGCCAACGAGGCGCTCGATATCGTCGCCGCCCATTCCCTGGCGCTGAGCTTCTATCCCCAGTGGATCTCGCGTTTGCAGAAGGGTCTGGGCGAGCTGCCGACCCGACTGGTGGCGATGAACGTCGGCGATGCCATCCATGTGCTGCGCGAGGGCAACTGCGACCTGATGCTCGCCTACTACGACCCCTACGCCAGCATGCAGCTCGACGCCGAGGTCTTCCCGTCCTTCTCCATCGGCCAGGTGAAGATGCTCCCGGTCTGCCTGCCGGATGACCGGGCACGGCCGCGCTTCCCCCTCGAGGGCAACGAGCCGGTACCCTATCTCTCCTATACCCAGGGGGCCTTCCTGGGCCGCAGCGTGCGCATGTTGCTCAAGAACGACCCGCTGCGCATGCGCCTGCGCACCGTCTACGAGACCGCCATGGCCGAGGGGCTCAAGGGCATGGTGTTGCAGGGCATGGGCATGGCGTGGATCCCCGATTTCTGCATCCGAGAGGAACTCAAGGACGGTCGCCTGGTGCGGGCCGGCGACGAGAGCCTCGATGTGCCCCTGGAGATCCGGCTCTATCGCTGCTCGCTGGTTCACAAGCCCGGCGTCGAGAAACTCTGGCGGCAGATGATGAAGTTGCCGAGGGACTTCCTCCAGGCCTAG
- the uvrB gene encoding excinuclease ABC subunit UvrB codes for MSKPFRLQAKFQPAGDQPTAIESLVGGIDAGLAHQTLLGVTGSGKTFTMANVVQRLQRPTIVMAPNKTLAAQLYGEFKAFFPDNAVEYFVSYYDYYQPEAYVPSSDTFIEKDASINDHIEQMRLSATKALLERRDALIVVSVSAIYGLGDPDQYLKMRLHFTRGELIDQRSFLRRLAELQYTRNDMDFKRGTYRVRGDVIDIFPADAEDEAVRVELFDDEIDAISLFDPLTGEVRGKVPRMTIYPKSHYVTPRETIMGAIDAIKEELAERLAWLRQHDRLVEAQRLEQRSLYDIEMMLELGYCNGIENYSRYLSGRQPGEPPPTFFDYLPADALLFIDESHVSVPQVGGMYKGDRSRKETLVEYGFRLPSALDNRPMTFQEWERISPQTVFVSATPGPYEAEHAGQVVEQVVRPTGLLDPELEVRPASTQVDDLLSEIQARAAVEERVLVTTLTKRMAEDLTEYLDEHGVRVRYLHSDIDTVERVEIIRDLRLGKFDVLVGINLLREGLDIPEVSLVAILDADKEGFLRNERSLIQTIGRAARNAHGKAVLYGDRVTDSMRRAIDETERRRAKQLAHNETHGITPETVSRSVADILEAAQAPGRKGKGRKAERKVAEGAAIYDPTDLGPAELAREVSRLEDAMFEAAQNLEFEEAARLRDRLHELRERQLAVG; via the coding sequence ATGAGCAAGCCGTTCCGACTGCAAGCGAAGTTCCAGCCCGCCGGCGACCAGCCCACGGCCATCGAGAGCCTGGTCGGGGGGATCGACGCCGGGCTGGCCCACCAGACCCTGCTCGGCGTCACCGGCTCGGGCAAGACCTTCACCATGGCCAACGTGGTGCAGCGCCTGCAGCGCCCGACCATCGTGATGGCGCCCAACAAGACCCTGGCGGCCCAGCTCTACGGCGAGTTCAAGGCGTTCTTTCCCGACAACGCCGTCGAATACTTCGTCTCCTACTACGACTACTACCAGCCCGAGGCCTATGTGCCGTCCTCGGACACCTTCATCGAGAAGGACGCCTCGATCAACGACCATATCGAGCAGATGCGTCTCTCGGCGACCAAGGCGCTGCTCGAGCGCCGCGATGCGCTGATCGTGGTCTCGGTGTCGGCGATCTACGGTCTCGGCGATCCCGACCAGTACCTGAAGATGCGCCTGCACTTCACTCGTGGCGAGCTGATCGACCAGCGCTCCTTCCTGCGCCGCCTCGCCGAGCTGCAGTACACCCGCAACGACATGGACTTCAAGCGCGGTACCTACCGGGTGCGCGGCGACGTCATCGACATCTTCCCGGCAGACGCCGAGGACGAGGCCGTACGGGTGGAGCTGTTCGACGACGAGATCGACGCCATCAGCCTCTTCGACCCGCTGACCGGCGAGGTACGGGGCAAGGTGCCGCGCATGACCATCTACCCGAAGTCGCACTACGTGACGCCCCGGGAGACCATCATGGGCGCCATCGACGCCATCAAGGAGGAACTGGCCGAGCGGTTGGCCTGGCTGCGTCAGCACGACAGGCTGGTGGAGGCCCAGCGCCTGGAGCAGCGCTCGCTCTACGACATCGAGATGATGCTCGAGCTGGGCTACTGCAACGGCATCGAGAACTACTCCCGTTACCTGTCGGGGCGCCAGCCCGGCGAGCCGCCGCCCACCTTCTTCGATTACCTGCCCGCCGATGCCTTGCTGTTCATCGACGAGTCCCACGTCAGCGTTCCCCAGGTGGGGGGCATGTACAAGGGCGACCGCTCGCGCAAGGAGACCCTGGTGGAGTACGGCTTCCGGCTGCCCTCGGCGCTGGACAACCGGCCGATGACCTTCCAGGAGTGGGAGCGGATATCGCCCCAGACCGTGTTCGTCTCGGCGACGCCCGGTCCCTACGAGGCCGAGCATGCCGGCCAGGTGGTGGAGCAGGTGGTACGGCCGACCGGGCTGCTCGATCCCGAGCTGGAGGTGCGACCGGCCTCGACCCAGGTGGACGACCTGCTCTCCGAGATCCAGGCCCGGGCGGCGGTGGAGGAGCGGGTGCTGGTGACCACCCTGACCAAGCGCATGGCCGAGGACCTCACCGAGTACCTGGACGAGCACGGCGTGCGGGTGCGCTACCTGCACTCCGATATCGACACCGTGGAGCGGGTCGAGATCATCCGCGACCTGCGCCTCGGCAAGTTCGACGTGCTGGTGGGCATCAACCTGCTGCGCGAGGGCCTGGACATCCCCGAGGTGTCGCTGGTGGCGATCCTCGATGCCGACAAGGAGGGCTTCCTGCGCAACGAGCGCTCGCTGATCCAGACCATCGGCCGGGCGGCGCGCAACGCCCATGGCAAGGCGGTGCTCTACGGCGACCGGGTCACCGACTCCATGCGCCGGGCCATCGACGAGACCGAGCGGCGCCGCGCCAAGCAGCTCGCCCACAACGAGACGCACGGCATCACTCCGGAGACGGTCTCCCGCTCGGTGGCCGATATCCTCGAGGCCGCCCAGGCCCCGGGGCGCAAGGGCAAGGGCCGCAAGGCCGAGCGCAAGGTCGCCGAGGGGGCCGCCATCTACGACCCGACCGATCTGGGGCCGGCGGAGCTTGCCCGGGAGGTCTCGCGGCTCGAGGACGCCATGTTCGAGGCGGCCCAGAACCTGGAGTTCGAGGAGGCCGCGCGGCTGCGCGATCGGCTGCACGAGCTCAGGGAGCGCCAGCTGGCCGTCGGCTGA
- a CDS encoding fumarate hydratase: protein MTVIRQDDLIQSVADALQYISYYHPKDFIDAMAAAYEREENPAAKDAIAQILINSRMCATGHRPICQDTGIVTVFVHVGMNVRFETDMSLDDMINEGVRRAYRLPDNVLRASVLADPDGMRANTRDNTPAIIHHKLVPGDTVEVHVAAKGGGSEAKSKFAMLNPSDSVVDWVLEQLPRMGAGWCPPGMLGIGIGGTAEKAMEIAKEALLEPIDIQELQARGASNRAEELRLELYDKVNKSGIGAQGLGGLTTVLDIKVKDYPTHAANKPVAIIPNCAATRHAHFTLDGTGPAALPAPRLEDWPEITREAGDNVKRVDLDAITPEEVRTWQPGDTLLLNGKLLTGRDAAHKRMVDMLAKGESLPVDLHGRFIYYVGPVDPVRDEVVGPAGPTTATRMDKFTRTMLEQTGLLGMVGKAERGPAAIEAIRDNQAVYLMAVGGSAYLVAQAIKQARVVGFEDLDMEAIYEFEVEDMPVTVAVDSAGTSVHQTGPAKWKEIIAERA from the coding sequence ATGACCGTGATCCGCCAGGATGACCTCATCCAGAGCGTCGCCGATGCCCTGCAGTACATCTCCTACTACCATCCCAAGGACTTCATCGACGCCATGGCGGCGGCCTACGAGCGGGAGGAGAACCCGGCGGCCAAGGACGCCATTGCCCAGATCCTGATCAACTCGCGGATGTGTGCCACCGGCCATCGTCCGATCTGCCAGGACACCGGCATCGTCACCGTCTTCGTGCACGTCGGCATGAACGTGCGCTTCGAGACCGACATGAGCCTGGACGACATGATCAACGAGGGCGTGCGTCGGGCCTACCGGCTGCCCGACAACGTGCTGCGCGCCTCGGTGCTGGCCGATCCGGACGGCATGCGCGCCAACACCCGCGACAACACCCCGGCGATCATCCACCACAAGCTGGTGCCCGGCGACACCGTCGAGGTCCATGTGGCGGCCAAGGGCGGCGGCAGCGAGGCCAAGTCCAAGTTCGCCATGCTCAATCCCTCCGACAGCGTGGTCGACTGGGTGCTTGAGCAGTTGCCCAGGATGGGCGCCGGCTGGTGCCCGCCGGGCATGCTGGGCATCGGCATCGGCGGTACCGCCGAGAAGGCCATGGAAATCGCCAAGGAGGCGCTCCTCGAGCCCATCGACATCCAGGAACTGCAGGCCCGCGGGGCGTCGAATCGCGCCGAGGAACTGCGCCTGGAGCTCTACGACAAGGTCAACAAGAGCGGCATCGGCGCCCAGGGGCTGGGCGGGTTGACCACGGTGCTCGACATCAAGGTCAAGGACTACCCGACCCATGCCGCCAACAAGCCGGTGGCGATCATCCCCAACTGTGCGGCCACCCGGCATGCTCACTTCACCCTGGACGGGACGGGCCCCGCGGCGCTGCCGGCGCCCAGGCTCGAGGACTGGCCGGAGATCACCCGCGAGGCCGGCGACAACGTCAAGCGCGTCGACCTCGATGCCATTACCCCGGAGGAGGTGCGCACCTGGCAGCCCGGCGACACCCTGCTGCTCAACGGCAAGCTGCTGACCGGCCGGGATGCCGCCCACAAGCGCATGGTCGACATGCTGGCGAAAGGGGAGAGTCTCCCCGTCGACCTGCATGGCCGCTTCATCTACTACGTGGGGCCGGTGGATCCAGTGCGCGACGAGGTGGTCGGCCCGGCCGGTCCCACCACCGCCACGCGCATGGACAAGTTCACCCGCACCATGCTGGAGCAGACCGGCCTGCTGGGCATGGTCGGCAAGGCCGAGCGAGGGCCGGCGGCCATCGAGGCCATCCGCGACAACCAGGCCGTCTACCTGATGGCGGTGGGCGGCTCCGCCTACCTGGTGGCGCAGGCCATCAAGCAGGCCCGCGTGGTCGGCTTCGAGGACCTGGACATGGAGGCCATCTACGAGTTCGAGGTGGAGGACATGCCGGTGACCGTGGCGGTGGACAGCGCCGGCACCTCGGTCCACCAGACCGGTCCCGCCAAGTGGAAGGAGATCATCGCCGAGCGCGCCTGA
- a CDS encoding bifunctional nicotinamide-nucleotide adenylyltransferase/Nudix hydroxylase, producing the protein MSPSPDADSPPHDFDCLVFIGRFQPPHLGHLAVIHEALKRARQVIVLVGSAWQARSLRNPWRFDERRRMLRTAFDEEDNARLEIVPLLDALYNNDVWVRDVQRKVRDIASPSHARLPRIGLIGASRGQSSYYLSLFPQWESVSVPMVEGISASQIRERLFRSPAAATDYANTGASHDLPPGVVEEVQTFFVAEPYRQLVEEQQLLDQYRDAWSQAPYPPIFVTVNAVVVQSGHVLLVKRTAAPGKGLHALPGGFINPHERLLDACLRELRERVRLKVPEPVLKGSLRGQRLFDEPHRSWRGRTLAEAFYFALRPEQQLPRLKPVKGGDHARWVPLADLEPDGLFEDHFFIIQNFLGLPADFSEP; encoded by the coding sequence ATGAGTCCGAGCCCGGACGCCGACAGCCCCCCCCACGACTTCGACTGTCTGGTCTTCATCGGCCGCTTCCAGCCTCCCCATCTCGGTCACCTGGCAGTCATCCACGAGGCCCTCAAGCGCGCGCGCCAGGTCATCGTGCTGGTGGGCTCCGCCTGGCAGGCCCGCTCGCTGCGCAACCCCTGGCGCTTCGACGAGCGGCGCCGCATGCTGCGCACCGCCTTCGACGAGGAGGACAACGCTCGCCTCGAGATCGTGCCGCTGCTGGACGCCCTCTACAACAACGACGTCTGGGTACGCGACGTGCAGCGCAAGGTGCGTGATATCGCCTCGCCGAGCCATGCCCGCCTGCCGCGGATCGGGCTGATCGGGGCCAGCCGCGGCCAGTCGAGCTACTACCTGTCGCTGTTTCCCCAGTGGGAGTCGGTCAGCGTGCCGATGGTCGAGGGCATCTCGGCCAGCCAGATCCGCGAGCGGCTGTTTCGCTCCCCGGCGGCCGCGACGGACTACGCCAATACCGGCGCCTCCCATGACCTGCCCCCCGGGGTGGTAGAGGAGGTCCAGACGTTCTTCGTCGCGGAGCCCTACCGGCAGCTGGTCGAGGAACAGCAGTTGCTGGACCAGTACCGCGACGCCTGGTCCCAGGCGCCCTACCCGCCGATCTTCGTCACCGTCAACGCCGTGGTGGTGCAGTCGGGACACGTCCTGCTGGTCAAGCGCACGGCGGCGCCGGGCAAGGGCCTCCATGCCCTGCCCGGCGGCTTCATCAATCCCCATGAACGCCTGCTGGATGCCTGCCTGCGGGAACTGCGCGAACGGGTCCGGCTCAAGGTTCCGGAACCCGTGCTCAAGGGCTCGCTGAGGGGCCAGCGACTGTTCGACGAGCCCCATCGCAGCTGGCGCGGCCGGACCCTGGCCGAGGCCTTCTACTTCGCCCTGCGCCCCGAGCAGCAGCTGCCGCGGCTGAAGCCGGTGAAGGGGGGGGACCATGCCCGCTGGGTGCCCCTGGCCGACCTGGAGCCGGACGGGCTCTTCGAGGACCACTTCTTCATCATCCAGAACTTCCTCGGCCTGCCGGCGGATTTCAGCGAGCCCTGA
- a CDS encoding nucleoside hydrolase, with the protein MTHPIIFDTDPGVDDAQAIAIALRHPAIELLGMTTTFGNVDVAIATHNALLLAELAGREVPVAQGAAAPVVKPRHPAPAHIHGTNGLGDIALPAVQGRADPRSAARFIIDTVNARPGEVSLVAVGPLGNLATALQLDPTIIDKVKQVVVMGGSIREGGNVTPVAEANIFNDPHAAARVLTAGWPLTLVGLDVTHRCVLGPAHMARIAAGQGKLGEVLAGSYGFYRGFYQDMLGIDGCCPHDSCALAWLIRPELFTTARGHLTVATQGDAEGQTIFAPENRGYIEPRWSRTPLADVCLGVDGTAVVEWITETLA; encoded by the coding sequence ATGACCCATCCGATCATCTTCGATACCGACCCCGGCGTCGATGACGCCCAGGCCATCGCCATCGCCCTGCGCCACCCCGCCATCGAACTGCTGGGCATGACCACCACCTTCGGCAATGTCGACGTGGCCATCGCCACCCACAACGCCCTGCTGCTCGCCGAGCTGGCCGGTCGCGAGGTGCCCGTGGCCCAGGGGGCCGCGGCCCCGGTGGTCAAGCCCCGCCACCCGGCCCCGGCGCATATCCATGGCACCAACGGCCTGGGCGACATCGCGCTGCCCGCGGTGCAGGGCCGGGCCGACCCGCGCAGCGCGGCACGCTTCATCATCGATACGGTCAATGCCCGCCCCGGCGAGGTCAGCCTGGTGGCGGTCGGGCCGCTCGGCAACCTGGCCACGGCCCTGCAACTCGACCCGACCATCATCGACAAGGTCAAGCAGGTGGTGGTGATGGGCGGCTCGATTCGGGAAGGCGGCAACGTGACCCCGGTGGCCGAGGCCAATATCTTCAACGACCCCCATGCCGCCGCCCGGGTGCTCACGGCAGGCTGGCCGCTCACCCTGGTGGGCCTGGATGTGACCCACCGCTGCGTGCTCGGCCCGGCGCACATGGCGCGCATCGCCGCCGGCCAGGGCAAGCTCGGCGAGGTGCTGGCCGGCAGCTACGGCTTCTACCGCGGCTTCTACCAGGACATGCTCGGCATCGACGGTTGCTGCCCCCATGACAGCTGCGCCCTGGCCTGGCTGATCCGGCCGGAGCTGTTCACCACCGCCCGCGGCCACCTTACCGTGGCCACCCAGGGCGATGCCGAGGGCCAGACCATCTTCGCCCCGGAGAACCGTGGCTATATCGAGCCACGCTGGTCGCGCACGCCGCTGGCGGATGTCTGCCTGGGCGTGGACGGCACGGCCGTGGTGGAGTGGATCACCGAGACCCTGGCGTGA
- the cls gene encoding cardiolipin synthase, with protein MASWLFGVLILLVHVLGALSAVQALMSSRTSQGAIAWIISLLTMPYLAVPAYWVFGRPRFYGYVSARGERDTVLRRVLARYRERVSPYLASAREADVLAVEKLAMMPLTGGNRCELLVDGEATFDSLFAGIEAARDYILIQFFIVRDDALGLELKHRLQRAAEKGIRVCFLFDEIGCHNLPERYLRDLREAGVEVSAFHSSRGVRHRFQLNFRNHRKILVVDGRQGWVGGFNVGVEYLGQHARHGHWRDTHLKLTGPSVLGLQEAFWEDWHWATGEVIRLNWTPEVTCEECQNVVIVPSGPADPQETASLLVQHAIHSAGERLWVTSPYFVPDRSVQDALRLAAMRGVDVRIMMPERPDHLLVFLSAFSFLPDMLRAGVKVYRYQPGFLHQKVILIDDKAGSVGTVNLDNRSFRLNFEITAFVPDRRFAAEVAAMLERDFADCRRVSLEEITSRPLWRKLVSRAAYLFAPVQ; from the coding sequence ATGGCCTCCTGGCTGTTCGGCGTACTGATCCTGCTGGTCCATGTGCTCGGTGCCCTCTCGGCGGTACAGGCGCTGATGTCCAGCCGTACCTCCCAGGGCGCCATCGCCTGGATCATCTCCCTGCTCACCATGCCCTACCTGGCGGTGCCGGCCTACTGGGTGTTCGGTCGTCCGCGCTTCTATGGCTATGTATCGGCCCGGGGCGAGCGGGATACCGTGCTCCGGCGCGTGCTGGCCCGCTACCGGGAGCGGGTTTCGCCCTACCTGGCCAGCGCCCGGGAGGCCGACGTGCTGGCGGTGGAGAAGCTGGCGATGATGCCATTGACCGGTGGCAACCGCTGCGAGCTGCTGGTGGACGGGGAGGCGACCTTCGATAGCCTGTTCGCCGGCATCGAGGCGGCGCGCGACTACATCCTGATCCAGTTCTTCATCGTCCGCGACGACGCCCTGGGCCTCGAGCTCAAGCACCGCCTGCAGCGCGCCGCCGAGAAGGGCATCCGGGTCTGCTTCCTGTTCGACGAGATCGGCTGCCACAACCTGCCAGAGCGCTACCTGCGCGATCTGCGCGAGGCCGGGGTGGAGGTCAGCGCCTTCCACTCCTCCCGGGGGGTGCGCCATCGCTTCCAGCTCAACTTCCGCAACCACCGCAAGATCCTGGTGGTCGACGGTCGCCAGGGCTGGGTCGGCGGCTTCAACGTCGGGGTCGAGTACCTGGGACAGCATGCCCGGCACGGTCACTGGCGCGACACCCACCTCAAGCTGACCGGCCCCAGTGTGCTCGGCCTGCAGGAGGCCTTCTGGGAGGACTGGCACTGGGCCACGGGGGAGGTGATCCGCCTCAACTGGACGCCCGAGGTGACCTGCGAGGAATGCCAGAACGTGGTCATCGTCCCCTCGGGGCCCGCCGACCCCCAGGAGACCGCCAGCCTGCTGGTGCAGCATGCCATTCACAGCGCCGGGGAGCGGCTCTGGGTCACCAGCCCCTACTTCGTCCCCGACCGCAGCGTCCAGGATGCCCTGCGCCTGGCGGCCATGCGCGGGGTCGATGTGCGCATCATGATGCCGGAGCGTCCCGACCACCTGCTGGTGTTCCTCTCGGCCTTCTCCTTCCTGCCCGACATGCTGCGCGCCGGGGTCAAGGTCTACCGCTACCAGCCGGGCTTCCTGCACCAGAAGGTGATCCTGATCGATGACAAGGCGGGCAGCGTCGGCACCGTCAATCTCGACAATCGCTCCTTCCGCCTGAACTTCGAGATCACCGCCTTCGTGCCCGACCGCCGCTTCGCCGCCGAGGTGGCGGCGATGCTCGAGCGGGACTTCGCCGACTGCCGCAGGGTCAGCCTGGAGGAGATCACCTCGCGTCCCCTGTGGCGCAAGCTGGTGTCCCGGGCGGCGTACCTGTTCGCCCCCGTGCAGTGA
- a CDS encoding Glu/Leu/Phe/Val family dehydrogenase, with translation MLVFDHPEFDHHQQVVFGSDEASGLRAIIAIHDTHRGPALGGLRIFPYASEADALTDVLRLSRGMTYKSALADLPLGGGKAVIIADPRRDKSPDLLRAMGRLIDSLSGHYITAEDSGSSEADMRIIAESTTHVGGLGHAGRAGDPSPFTAHGVFCALKSAVRHGLDRDDLGELRVAIQGVGHVGAHLARQLHAAGAQLVLTDVDRDALGRLADELDAEVTAPEAIADAEVDVFAPCAMGAALSPTVVERLKARVVCGAANNQLAHPDVARLLTARGILYTPDYVANAGGVIEIAWQRREDYRREAVMGHIEGIGATLDEIFRRAEREGQSPARVADDLARERFRPA, from the coding sequence ATGCTGGTCTTCGACCACCCCGAGTTCGACCACCATCAGCAGGTCGTCTTCGGCAGCGACGAGGCGAGCGGCCTGCGCGCCATCATCGCCATTCACGACACCCACCGCGGTCCGGCCCTGGGCGGCCTGCGCATCTTCCCCTACGCCAGCGAGGCGGACGCCCTGACCGACGTCCTGCGCCTGTCCCGGGGCATGACCTACAAGTCGGCCCTGGCCGACCTGCCCCTCGGCGGCGGCAAGGCCGTGATCATCGCCGACCCGCGTCGCGACAAGAGCCCCGACCTGCTGCGCGCCATGGGACGCCTGATCGACTCGCTGTCCGGGCACTACATCACCGCCGAGGACTCCGGCTCCAGCGAGGCCGACATGCGGATCATCGCCGAGAGCACCACCCATGTGGGCGGACTCGGCCACGCCGGCCGCGCCGGCGACCCCTCGCCCTTCACCGCCCACGGGGTGTTCTGCGCGCTGAAGAGTGCCGTGCGCCATGGCCTGGACCGTGACGACCTCGGCGAGCTGCGGGTGGCCATCCAGGGGGTGGGGCATGTCGGGGCCCACCTGGCACGCCAGCTCCACGCGGCCGGCGCGCAGCTGGTGCTGACCGATGTCGACCGGGATGCGCTGGGGCGGCTCGCCGATGAGCTGGATGCCGAGGTCACCGCCCCCGAGGCCATCGCCGATGCCGAGGTGGATGTCTTCGCCCCCTGCGCCATGGGCGCCGCCCTCAGCCCGACCGTGGTCGAGCGGCTCAAGGCCCGGGTGGTCTGCGGCGCCGCCAACAACCAGCTGGCCCATCCCGACGTGGCCCGCCTGCTGACCGCGCGAGGCATCCTCTACACGCCGGACTATGTCGCCAATGCCGGCGGGGTGATCGAGATCGCCTGGCAGCGTCGCGAGGACTATCGCCGCGAGGCCGTCATGGGCCATATCGAGGGCATCGGGGCCACCCTCGACGAGATCTTCCGGCGCGCCGAGCGCGAGGGCCAGAGCCCCGCCCGGGTGGCCGACGACCTCGCCCGGGAACGCTTCCGCCCCGCCTGA
- a CDS encoding acylphosphatase, translating to MDSCCVKALVTGKVQGVWYRRATQEQALKAGITGHARNLPDGRVEVLLCGRREAVRDLSEWLWKGPPGARVTHVELEVVEQHDPDTFTTA from the coding sequence ATGGACAGCTGCTGTGTGAAGGCCTTGGTGACCGGCAAGGTGCAGGGGGTCTGGTATCGTCGCGCCACCCAGGAACAGGCCCTCAAGGCCGGGATCACCGGGCATGCCAGGAACCTGCCGGACGGCCGCGTCGAGGTGTTGCTGTGCGGGCGCCGCGAGGCGGTCCGCGATCTCAGCGAGTGGCTGTGGAAGGGGCCGCCGGGGGCCCGGGTCACCCATGTGGAGCTCGAGGTGGTCGAGCAGCACGACCCGGACACCTTCACGACGGCCTGA